A DNA window from Ensifer sp. WSM1721 contains the following coding sequences:
- a CDS encoding alpha/beta hydrolase produces the protein MAEIIVLPGIGGSGETHWQTFWERANPRARRFQPESWDQPDLVDWIEALDRAVAAADEPPLLVAHSLACLLVGHWQRASSLAVAGAFLVSVPDPQSEAFPAAGAAFAAVPEGRFRFPSLIVASSDDPYGEIEYARTRAAQWGSGIVEVGALGHINSRSGLADWPSGLVLFRAFAAGTKCMEG, from the coding sequence ATGGCCGAAATCATTGTCCTGCCCGGCATCGGCGGCTCGGGAGAGACGCATTGGCAGACTTTTTGGGAGCGTGCAAATCCACGCGCACGGCGTTTTCAACCCGAGAGCTGGGATCAGCCGGACTTGGTCGACTGGATCGAAGCGCTGGACCGCGCCGTCGCCGCCGCAGACGAACCGCCGCTGCTGGTTGCGCATAGTCTCGCCTGCCTTCTGGTGGGCCATTGGCAGCGCGCCTCTTCTCTTGCTGTGGCAGGGGCGTTTCTCGTCTCCGTGCCCGATCCGCAATCCGAGGCCTTTCCGGCAGCGGGGGCCGCATTCGCCGCTGTGCCCGAGGGCAGGTTCCGTTTTCCCTCGCTGATCGTCGCAAGCTCCGATGATCCCTATGGCGAGATCGAGTATGCCAGGACAAGGGCGGCACAGTGGGGCAGCGGCATTGTCGAGGTCGGCGCACTCGGACACATCAACAGCCGCAGCGGGCTTGCGGACTGGCCAAGCGGCTTGGTCCTCTTTCGGGCCTTTGCAGCGGGGACCAAATGCATGGAAGGGTGA
- a CDS encoding Lrp/AsnC family transcriptional regulator, with translation MLTRHNHSPLDPTDIAIIEALQESGRIAISELGRKIGLSQPATSERVKRLEERGIIVGYSARIDPATLGLGMMAVVRLRTTHEHIRACLKQFSEMPQVIEVLRLTGEDCFLLKVLVPSPGELETIVDSIARFGAVTTSLVLRSEPPKLIGRELVQRL, from the coding sequence TTGCTCACTCGACATAATCATTCCCCTCTGGATCCGACCGACATTGCAATCATCGAGGCGCTGCAGGAGAGCGGCCGAATTGCGATCTCCGAGCTCGGGCGCAAAATCGGCCTGTCGCAGCCAGCAACGTCGGAAAGGGTGAAGCGCCTCGAGGAGAGGGGAATCATTGTCGGCTACAGCGCCCGGATCGATCCCGCCACCCTTGGATTAGGAATGATGGCGGTCGTCCGGCTGCGCACAACTCATGAACACATTCGCGCGTGCCTGAAACAATTTTCCGAAATGCCGCAGGTCATCGAGGTGTTGCGGCTGACGGGTGAGGACTGCTTTCTACTGAAGGTGCTGGTCCCGTCACCGGGAGAGCTGGAGACGATCGTCGATTCCATTGCGCGCTTCGGTGCGGTCACCACATCTCTCGTGCTGCGGAGCGAGCCGCCCAAATTGATCGGACGCGAGCTTGTCCAGCGGCTCTAA
- the betI gene encoding transcriptional regulator BetI: MRLTKISDIRKRELRRAAFEVLQREGMAGATLEKVAAHAGASKGIVLHYFANKQELFEHAMREANAALKDAVVARLNRATTLLERLEAIIEGNFEDRFFQPSICHAWLSLCAEVPREPQLARIQKVIHARMRSNLMSALVHLLPEDDCDAAVLGITALIDGLWLRLGLQSEGLTREDALRQMRDYLSHRLPSVAASG, encoded by the coding sequence ATGAGACTGACCAAAATTAGCGATATCCGAAAACGTGAACTCAGACGGGCGGCGTTCGAGGTCCTGCAGCGCGAAGGCATGGCGGGGGCAACGCTGGAGAAGGTCGCCGCTCACGCAGGCGCATCAAAGGGCATCGTCCTGCACTACTTCGCCAACAAGCAGGAGCTGTTTGAGCATGCGATGCGCGAGGCCAATGCGGCGCTGAAGGATGCCGTGGTGGCGCGCTTGAACCGGGCCACCACCCTGTTAGAGCGACTGGAAGCGATCATTGAAGGCAACTTCGAGGACCGCTTCTTCCAGCCGTCCATCTGCCATGCCTGGCTATCGCTCTGCGCCGAGGTGCCGCGGGAACCGCAGCTAGCGCGCATCCAAAAAGTAATTCATGCGCGGATGCGATCAAATCTCATGTCGGCACTGGTTCATCTTCTGCCAGAGGACGATTGCGACGCCGCCGTTCTTGGTATTACCGCGCTAATCGACGGGCTGTGGCTGCGACTAGGTCTGCAGTCGGAGGGCCTGACACGTGAAGATGCACTTCGCCAGATGCGCGACTATCTTTCTCATCGGCTGCCCTCCGTCGCCGCATCAGGGTGA
- the choX gene encoding choline ABC transporter substrate-binding protein: MKRSLKAGTAALALLAIAAPVFAAEPESCKTVRMAEPGWNDLAFTTGVGLILLKALGYEAKSQLLGIDVIYTSLKSKDLDVFLGYWDPAMVAYYKPYKEDGSVETVRTNLEGAKYTFAVPTYVWEAGVRDFSDLRKFADKFERKLYGIEPGSNQLMLDAIKDPALGLEEWEVVESSEQGMLSEVTRRTRDKSFIVFQGWAPHPMNTVFDMKYLTGGDKFYGPNFGAATVSTQVRQGYLQECPNVAKLLNNLVFDVEYENRGMSYIMNDGLEPEEAALKSIKDEPKRLETWLARVSTFDGQAGLAAVKTALGL; this comes from the coding sequence ATGAAACGATCTTTGAAAGCGGGGACTGCGGCGCTTGCCCTCCTTGCCATTGCCGCCCCTGTGTTTGCGGCAGAGCCGGAAAGCTGCAAAACCGTGCGCATGGCCGAGCCGGGGTGGAATGATCTTGCCTTTACAACCGGGGTGGGTCTGATCTTGCTGAAGGCGCTGGGTTACGAGGCCAAGAGCCAGCTTCTTGGTATCGACGTCATCTACACGAGCCTGAAGAGCAAGGACCTCGACGTGTTTCTCGGCTACTGGGACCCTGCCATGGTCGCCTACTACAAGCCGTACAAAGAGGATGGGTCGGTCGAGACGGTTCGGACCAATCTTGAGGGTGCGAAATACACCTTCGCCGTTCCCACTTACGTCTGGGAAGCGGGCGTCAGGGATTTTTCCGACCTACGAAAGTTTGCCGATAAATTCGAACGGAAGCTCTACGGCATCGAGCCCGGCTCGAACCAACTGATGCTCGACGCGATCAAGGACCCGGCCCTCGGCCTTGAGGAGTGGGAAGTGGTGGAGTCGAGCGAGCAGGGCATGCTTTCGGAAGTGACCCGCCGGACACGCGACAAGTCGTTCATCGTTTTCCAGGGTTGGGCCCCGCACCCGATGAACACCGTCTTCGACATGAAGTATCTGACCGGCGGCGACAAGTTCTATGGTCCGAATTTCGGTGCGGCAACGGTATCCACCCAAGTGCGCCAGGGCTACCTACAGGAGTGCCCCAACGTCGCGAAGCTCTTGAACAACCTCGTTTTCGATGTCGAGTACGAGAACCGCGGCATGTCCTACATCATGAACGATGGACTGGAACCGGAAGAGGCCGCTCTGAAATCGATAAAAGACGAGCCAAAGCGGCTGGAAACCTGGCTGGCCCGGGTGTCGACTTTCGACGGCCAAGCGGGCCTCGCCGCGGTGAAGACCGCGCTCGGCCTATGA
- a CDS encoding alpha/beta fold hydrolase, with protein sequence MCSLENDWHRRKRRVELPGGRPIAFVDSGGSGPTLLLLHGFSDTSRSFCALEPFLAGYRLIIPDLPGHGASAMGDAMRVSDFAASIDRFLAFLGLSQLAVIGHSMGAMTAIELAARRRNDVSALVLLSASLRPDFGSSPLSREICALRDPIDPSGQFLRDWYSCSRPVDPEFLSKMRMDAAGMPAAVWHGILDGFADTDLRRSAMRVPAPVLCIGGSTDPLFDGSHREALARAFPSVRSVTLDGYGHNPHWEDPQRVSALMLPFLAEARIV encoded by the coding sequence ATGTGTAGCCTTGAGAACGATTGGCATCGCCGCAAGCGGCGCGTCGAATTGCCGGGAGGAAGGCCGATCGCTTTCGTCGACAGCGGTGGAAGCGGCCCTACGCTTCTGCTGCTGCACGGCTTTTCTGACACCAGTCGCAGCTTTTGCGCGCTTGAGCCCTTTCTTGCCGGCTACCGTCTGATCATTCCCGATCTTCCCGGACACGGTGCCTCCGCTATGGGCGACGCCATGCGCGTCAGTGATTTTGCCGCGAGCATTGATCGGTTTCTGGCGTTCTTGGGCCTCTCGCAGCTTGCTGTGATCGGCCATTCCATGGGCGCCATGACAGCGATCGAGCTTGCCGCTCGGCGTCGGAATGACGTGAGCGCGCTCGTGCTTCTGTCTGCAAGCCTGAGGCCGGATTTTGGCAGCAGCCCACTTTCGCGCGAAATCTGCGCACTTCGCGATCCGATAGACCCCTCAGGGCAATTTCTCCGTGACTGGTATTCCTGCAGCCGACCTGTGGACCCCGAATTTCTGTCGAAGATGAGGATGGACGCAGCGGGGATGCCGGCGGCCGTCTGGCATGGCATCCTGGATGGCTTCGCTGACACCGATCTCCGGCGCAGCGCCATGCGGGTCCCCGCGCCGGTGCTTTGTATCGGTGGCTCGACGGATCCGCTCTTTGACGGCTCGCATCGTGAGGCACTTGCCCGGGCATTCCCCTCTGTGCGATCCGTCACACTCGACGGGTATGGACATAATCCGCATTGGGAAGACCCGCAGAGAGTTTCAGCGCTTATGCTGCCGTTTCTCGCGGAAGCAAGAATAGTCTAG
- a CDS encoding DUF1905 domain-containing protein, whose amino-acid sequence MTGFEFDAELWLYPGKGGWHFVTVPPDIARQIRVTAEPKTRGWGSEPVIARTGKTQWTTSIFPDKASGSFLLPVKAEVRRLEKLAAGETIRIHLILGG is encoded by the coding sequence GTGACGGGATTCGAGTTCGATGCAGAGCTGTGGCTCTATCCGGGAAAGGGCGGCTGGCACTTCGTCACCGTGCCCCCGGATATCGCCCGGCAGATCAGGGTCACAGCCGAACCGAAAACGCGCGGCTGGGGGAGCGAGCCGGTCATCGCGCGCACCGGCAAGACCCAATGGACAACCTCGATCTTCCCGGACAAGGCCTCGGGCTCGTTTCTCCTACCGGTAAAGGCGGAGGTTCGGCGACTGGAGAAACTTGCGGCCGGTGAAACCATCCGGATTCACCTGATCCTGGGCGGTTAA
- a CDS encoding selenium-binding family protein: protein MATWRPDPSFYPSPRMAAKAPKETLAYVAAFDPDRTRPDAIAVVDVDPASSTYSQIVGQVDMPNVGDELHHFGWNACSSCLCPNAPHPHVERRYLVVPGLRSSRLHIIDTKPDPRKPQIVRVIEPSEIAEKANYSRLHTTHCGPEGIYVNALADRDGKAPGGIFLLDHDSFDVLGQWEMDRGPQKLAYDFWWHLGHDTMITSEWGTPDTFENGLVPEVLLGSKYGRRLHFWDLHKRKHVQEIDFGEEHQLVFELRPAHDPTKAYGFVGCVISLKDLSASIWTWYREGDSWAVKKVVEIPAEPADPDLLPPLLKGFKAVPPLVTDIDLSMDDRFLYVSCWGTGDMIQYDVSDPLAPREAGRVRVGGIVSRASHPKAANGALNGGPQMVEISRDGKRVYFTNSLYGAIDPQFYPEGIDGWMVKLDVGDDGGIAFDENFFVDWPKGHRPHQVRLEGGDCSSDSYCYP, encoded by the coding sequence ATGGCGACGTGGCGACCCGATCCCTCCTTCTATCCATCTCCGCGAATGGCTGCAAAGGCTCCGAAAGAGACCCTTGCCTATGTCGCCGCCTTCGACCCGGACCGGACGAGGCCCGACGCAATCGCCGTCGTCGATGTCGATCCCGCATCTTCGACCTATTCGCAGATCGTCGGGCAGGTGGACATGCCGAATGTCGGTGACGAGCTGCATCACTTCGGCTGGAACGCCTGTTCGTCATGCCTGTGTCCGAATGCGCCGCATCCGCATGTCGAGCGCCGCTATCTCGTGGTGCCGGGGCTCAGATCGTCGCGGCTGCACATCATCGATACGAAGCCGGACCCGAGGAAACCGCAGATCGTCCGTGTCATCGAGCCGTCGGAAATAGCCGAAAAGGCCAATTATTCGCGGCTGCACACGACTCATTGCGGGCCCGAGGGGATTTACGTCAACGCCCTTGCCGATCGTGACGGCAAGGCGCCCGGCGGCATCTTCCTGCTCGACCACGACAGTTTTGACGTGCTTGGCCAATGGGAGATGGACCGCGGCCCGCAGAAACTCGCCTATGATTTCTGGTGGCATCTTGGCCACGACACGATGATTACCAGCGAATGGGGCACACCGGATACGTTCGAGAACGGCCTCGTTCCCGAAGTGCTTCTCGGCTCGAAATATGGCCGCAGGCTGCATTTCTGGGATCTGCACAAGCGCAAGCACGTGCAAGAGATCGATTTCGGCGAGGAGCATCAGCTCGTCTTCGAACTGCGGCCGGCCCATGATCCCACGAAGGCCTATGGTTTCGTCGGCTGCGTCATCAGCCTCAAGGATCTATCGGCATCGATCTGGACCTGGTATCGCGAAGGCGACAGTTGGGCGGTCAAGAAGGTGGTCGAGATCCCGGCGGAGCCTGCCGACCCGGACCTCCTGCCACCGTTGCTCAAGGGCTTCAAAGCCGTTCCTCCGCTGGTGACCGATATCGATCTCTCGATGGACGATCGCTTTCTCTACGTCTCCTGCTGGGGGACCGGCGACATGATCCAGTACGACGTCTCCGATCCCCTGGCGCCAAGGGAGGCGGGTCGCGTGCGGGTCGGCGGGATCGTCTCGCGTGCGAGCCACCCGAAGGCAGCGAACGGCGCGCTCAATGGCGGGCCGCAGATGGTGGAAATCAGCCGCGACGGCAAACGGGTCTATTTCACCAATTCGCTTTACGGCGCGATCGACCCGCAATTTTATCCGGAGGGTATCGACGGCTGGATGGTGAAGCTCGACGTCGGCGACGATGGCGGAATTGCCTTCGACGAGAACTTTTTCGTCGATTGGCCGAAGGGTCACCGCCCGCATCAGGTGCGGCTCGAAGGCGGCGACTGCTCGTCCGATTCCTATTGCTATCCTTAA
- a CDS encoding glutathione S-transferase family protein, which yields MAPIKLNVIKPSVNNMTVRVFLRAANLDFIEHDVYGQTRSAEYLARCPSHLTPMIEMSDLPRGALWESCAIMQYLCNKHGLDDFYPKNPEKRAMIDSAMFYLIGTFYPHLARATYPILRFPQYPGEVGYSEADHDAKEQARKAAADALAEPLEVFHTFYMSGKPFIGGDKPSIADIRLAATLEFLEVIDYPLPAWATTYMETMERSLGSAYSEPAADVRGYIDYVRAQRQEELTGIA from the coding sequence ATGGCCCCGATAAAACTCAACGTGATCAAGCCGAGCGTCAACAATATGACCGTTCGCGTGTTCTTGCGGGCGGCAAATCTCGACTTCATCGAGCACGATGTCTACGGCCAGACACGCTCGGCCGAATATCTGGCGCGTTGCCCCTCGCATCTGACGCCGATGATCGAAATGAGCGATCTGCCCAGGGGAGCGCTGTGGGAGAGCTGCGCGATCATGCAGTATCTCTGCAACAAGCACGGGCTCGACGACTTCTATCCGAAGAATCCCGAAAAGCGCGCGATGATCGACAGCGCCATGTTCTACCTGATCGGGACTTTCTATCCGCACCTCGCCCGCGCCACCTATCCCATCCTTAGGTTCCCGCAATATCCAGGCGAAGTCGGCTACAGCGAGGCCGACCATGACGCCAAGGAGCAGGCGCGCAAGGCTGCTGCAGACGCGCTCGCCGAACCGCTCGAGGTCTTCCACACGTTCTATATGTCCGGAAAACCGTTCATCGGCGGCGACAAGCCGTCGATCGCCGATATCCGTCTTGCCGCGACCCTCGAGTTTCTCGAGGTGATCGATTATCCGCTGCCCGCCTGGGCAACCACCTACATGGAGACGATGGAAAGGTCCCTGGGCAGCGCCTATTCCGAACCCGCCGCCGACGTGCGCGGCTATATCGACTATGTGAGGGCCCAGAGGCAGGAGGAGCTGACGGGGATCGCATGA
- a CDS encoding VOC family protein translates to MRKLQSQGVHHITLVGADRQTSIDFWEGILGMPFVFEQPNLDRASESHLYFDPGDGRLITVFTDENRKPDPKRTSTDIGCVHHIAFAVSRATFQQAVERLTEREIKHSGVKDRGFMDSIYFEDPLGLLIELASYRFEPPAGHSHAEVLMEAHKIRLARGDYAIAEVHLADAIEALIERSRLTLSADRSPKDPYGSP, encoded by the coding sequence ATGCGGAAGCTGCAATCGCAGGGAGTCCATCACATCACCTTGGTGGGCGCGGACCGCCAGACATCGATCGACTTCTGGGAGGGCATTCTCGGCATGCCCTTCGTCTTCGAGCAGCCGAATCTCGACAGAGCGTCGGAAAGCCATCTCTATTTCGATCCGGGCGACGGGCGGCTGATCACCGTCTTCACCGACGAGAACCGCAAACCCGACCCGAAACGCACCTCGACGGACATCGGTTGCGTGCATCACATCGCCTTCGCCGTCTCGCGCGCCACGTTCCAACAGGCGGTCGAGCGTTTGACCGAGCGGGAGATCAAGCATAGCGGCGTCAAGGATCGCGGCTTCATGGATTCGATCTATTTCGAAGACCCGCTCGGCCTCCTGATCGAGCTCGCCTCCTATCGATTCGAGCCGCCGGCCGGCCACAGCCATGCCGAGGTGCTGATGGAGGCGCACAAGATCCGCCTCGCCCGCGGCGACTACGCAATCGCCGAAGTGCATCTCGCCGATGCGATCGAGGCGCTGATCGAGCGCTCGCGACTGACGCTGTCGGCCGATCGGTCGCCGAAGGACCCATATGGATCGCCATGA